The window GACTCGGGGCTGCTCGACACTGACGACATCCCCGACTTCGACGAGCGCGTCGAGGAACACGGGTGGCACGTCTACGACATCGACCTCCGGTCGATCGCCCGCGAGCACGGCCGGGAAGTGATGCGAAACACCGCCGGCGTCGCGGTCACCTGCGCCATCGCGGGGATCGAACCGCAGGCCATCAAGAGCCTGATGGACGACACGATGCCCGAGAAGGTGTTCGAGCCGAACATGTCCGTGTTCGACGATGCCTACGACGTCGTCACCGAGGAGTACGACGCCGACGCACCCGACGTGTCGGTTCCCACCGGCTCACACGACGAGGAGCAGGTGCTCATCTCGGGATCCGACGCCATCGCGTACGGCGCCCTCGACGAGGGCTGTCGATTCATCGCGGGCTATCCGATGACGCCGTGGACGGAGGTGTTCACGATCATGTCCCAGAACCTCCCGGAGGTCGGCGGGATCTCCGAGCAGGTCGAAGACGAGATCGCCGCGGCGGCGCTGGCGATCGGCGCCTCCCACGCCGGCGTGAAGGCGATGTCGGGCTCCTCGGGCGGCGGGTTCGCGCTGATGTCGGAGCCGCTGGGGCTCGCGGAGATGACCGAGACGCCGGTCGTCCTCATCGAGGCGATGCGGGCCGGTCCCTCCACCGGGATGCCCACCAAGACCGAACAGGGCGACTTAGAGCACGTCCTCTACACCTCCCAGGGCGACTCCCACCGGGTCGTGTTCGCGCCCGCCGACGCCGAGGAAGCGTACCGACAGACCCGGCGGGCGTTCCGGATCGCCTACGAGTACCAGCTCCCCTCGATCATCCTCTACGACCAGAAGAACGGCGGGGAGCTCCAGAACGTGCCCGCGAGCGTGTTCGACGAGGAACCGAACCCCGATCTCGGGTCGGTCCTCACCGAGGCGGAGCTGGCGGACGCCCCCCACGACGCATCGGGGAAGTTCAACCGGTTCCAGTACGACGTCGAAGGCGACGTCAGCCCCCGGTCGATCCCCGGACAGGAGGGCGGTCGGTACCTCGCCACCGGCAACGAGCACATGCCCGCCGGCCACATCTCCGAAGACCCCGAGAACCGCGTGAACCAGGTCAACCGCCGGATGTCCAAGATGGACACCATCCGGAAGGAACTCGACGGCGACGACGGCGAGCGCAACTTCCATTACGGGCCCGCCGACGCCGACTACGGGATTATGACCTTCGGCTCCCAGCAGGGGACCGCCGCCGAGGCCGTCGACACGCTGAACGAGGCCGGCGAGTCGGTGAAGCTGCTCGGCGTCTCCGAACTCGCGCCGTACCCGGTCGACGAGGTGGCGGGGTTCATCGAGAGCGTCGAGGAGGTGTTGGTCGTGGAGATGAACGCCTCCGCGCAGTTCCGCGGCCTGACCCAGAAGGAACTCGGCCGGTTCGGCGAGAAGCTCTCGAGCCTCCTGAAGTACAACGGCAACCCCTTCGAGCCCGGCGAGATCGTCGAGGGGTTCCGCACGAGCATCGTCGAGGACGGGACGCTGCCCGGCCACGAGACCAAGTTCGTCCCCGCAGCAGGTGATTAACAATGAGCACATTCAGTGCAATCGGCGAAGACGTCGAACGCGACCGCAACGAGTACACGCCCGGTCTGGAACCGCAGCCGACGTGGTGTCCGGGCTGCGGCGACTTCGGGGTTCTGAAGGCCCTGAAGGGCGCCGCGGCCGAACTGGGCCTGTCGCCCGAGGAGATGCTGGTCTGTACCGGCATCGGCTGCTCGGGCAAGCTGAACAGCTACTTCGAGAGCTACGGCTTCCACACGATCCACGGCCGCTCGCTGCCGATCGCGCGGGCCGCGAAGCTCGCGAATCCCGGCCTCACGGTCGTCGCCGCCGGCGGCGACGGCGACGGCTACGGGATCGGCGGCAACCACTTCGCCCACTCGGCCCGGGAGAACCACGACATGACCTACATCGTGTTCAACAACGAGATCTTCGGGCTGACGAAGGGCCAGACCTCGCCGACGTCGCCGAAGGGCCACAAATCGAAGACCCAGCCGCACGGGTCGGCGAAGGACCCCATCCGGCCGCTGTCCCAATCGTTGACCGCGGGGGCGTCCTACATCGCCCGGACCGCCGCGGTCAACCCCAACCAGGCGAAGGACATCATCGTGGAAGCGATCGAGCACGACGGCTTTTCCCACATCGACTTCCTCACGCAGTGTCCCACCTGGAACAAGGACGCAAAGCAGTACGTCCCCTACATCGACATCAACGATTCCGACGACTACGAGTTCGACAGGACCGATCGTTCGGAGGCCTCCGAGATGATGTACGAGACCGAGACGGTCCTCCACGAGGGGACGGTCCTGACGGGTCGGTACTACGTCGACGAGGAACGCCCCTCCTACACCCAGGAGAAGCAGGCCATCGGCGAGATGCCCGACGAGCCCCTCGCGGAGCGGTACTTCGACGACGATTACGAGTGGGAACGCGTCTACGACACGTTCCTGGACCGGCACAAGTAGGCCGTCGGCCCCAGTTTTTACCAGTCACCGCCGACACAGGGACGTATGCACAGACGACGATTCATCGTTGCGTCCGTAGCCGCGGCGGCCGCGCTCGCCGGCTGTGGGAGTCCCGACGACGACGGCGGCAGCGAGGAGGACGACGAGGGCGGCGGCGGTGGCGGGTACTCGATGGACTGTCCGCAACCCGCCGAGAGTCCTCGACAGTAGCCCGCCTCGACCCTCCGGCGAGAAGTCCACGCACGTCATCCACCCACAGCTCCGGACGCCACCGACGCCGGGGGTGACCCGTCGGCTTCGGAGGTCGGAAGCGTGGTTTTCAGGTTCGGAAGGTATTTTTTCCGCCACACGAAAGATATCAGTATGGAAGCCACATCGACGGAGGGGCGGATCCTCGATATCTTGGAGGAGGACGCCCAGGCGTCGTACGCCGAGATCGCTGACCGGGCCGACGTGTCGAAGCCGACGGTCCGGAAGTACATCCGGAAGATGGAGGAGGAGGGGATCATCGTGGGGTACTCCGCCGACGTCGACCCGAAGAAGCTCTCGGAGACGTCGATCGCCTTGGTCGGCCTCGACGTCGCCTCCGAGCGGTACGTGGAGGCAACCCGGGAACTCAAGCAACTCGACGAGATCGAGTCGCTGTACACCTCCTCCGGCGATCACATGCTGATGGCCGAGGTCCGCGCGGCTGACGGCGACGCACTCGGCGACGTGATCTCCGAGACCCTCCTCTCGATCGAGGGGATCACCGCGGCGCATCCCTCCTTCCTCCAGGAGCGACTGAAGTAGCCACGCCGTCGGCGATCGTCGGTCGACGTTCCACTTCCGCCCCGGTTTCCGAAGCGTATAGTGCCCCGCCCGCGTACCGTCGCGCCACGGTCGAACCGTCCGATGATACCGCCGAGCCCGCGTTCCGACCGCCGGTCGCTCACCCGACGATGAGCGGCGAAACCCTCCCCGGGGTCGACGACCCCGACCCCTCCCGGATCGTCCTCCACGTCGATATGGACTGTTTCTACGCGTCCTGCGAGCGACTCCGGGAGCCGGCGCTCCGCGGCGAACCGGTGGTCGTCGGCATGGGCTACGAACCGGGGGAGACCTTCGGCGCGGTCGCCACCGCGAGCTACGAGGCCCGGGCGTACGGCGTCGAGAGCGCCCAGCCGATCTCCCAAGCGTTGGAGGCGCTGCCGCGGGTCGGCGACGCCGACCCCGCCGAGGGGGCGGCAAACGGTACCGACGCCCGGGGCCACTACCGCCCGGTCGATCTGGACTACTACCAGTCGGTCGCCGCCGACATCGCCGGGATCCTCGAGGACTGTGCCGACGTGGTCCGGAAGGTGAGCATCGACGAGGCGTACCTCGACGTGACCGACCGGACCGCCTGGCGCCACGTCGACGGCGGCGACCGGACCCTCGCGGAGGGGTACGCCCGACACGTCAAAGGGCGGATCGTCGACGAGGTGGGCGTGCCCGCAAGCGTCGGCGTCGCCCCGAACATGTCGGCCGCGAAGGTGGCCTCCGATCACGACAAGCCCGACGGCCTGGTCGTCGTAGAGCCGGGTGAGGTCGCGTCCTTCCTGGAACCGCTCCCCGTCGACGAGGTTCACGGCGTCGGCCCCGTGACGGCCGATCAGTTCGCCGAGATGGGGATCGAAACCGCCGGCGACCTGGCTGCGGCGGACCCGGCGGCGCTCCGGGAGGCGTTCGGCTCGCGAGGGCCGGAACTCCGCGACCGGGCCCGCGGCGTCGACGACCGGGAGGTGACGCCGACGGGCCGCCCGAAGAGCCTCTCGCGGGAGTCCGCGTTCGGGGAACCGGCCGACGACGCCGAAAAACGCGAGACCGTGTCGGCGCTGGCTGCGGACGTCGCCGCCCGCGCCCGGAACCGCGAGGCGACCTACCGCACCATCGGCATCAAGATCGTCGTCCCGCCGTTCGACGTCAACACCCGCGAGCGGTCGCTGTCGGGGCCGGTCGACGCGCCCGGTCTGGTCGAAGAGGTCGCCTTGGAGTTGCTCTCCGAGTTCGAGGGCGACCCAGCCCGGAAGGTCGGCGTCCGCGTGTCGAACCTCTCGTTTGCCGCCGGGGAACAGGCCCGCCTCGACGGGTGGGACGACGAGGGGTCCGACGGCGGGGTTGTGGGATCCGACGCTAACGGCGGCGTCCCCGACGGCAGGTCGGTCGGTGAGTCGGACGCGGACGGCCAGGTGTCGTTAGACGAGTTCGAGTCGGGGCGATGACGGGACCGGGTCGACACGCCGTCGACCCGCGACGACGACCGTTTTGGATCGGATCGCTGCGGCCACACTGTGGCCGACACCACCCTCGTCCCCTTCGCGTTCCCCGACCCCGAGCCGATCTCGGACGTGTTGATCAGGGACCCGGCCCCGCCCGACATCGTCGCGTTGGGCCACGTCGGGGTCCCGGAATAGACGCCGAACGACGTCGCGCGACCAGTTCGGGGCGGGATCGACGGGGCCGCGGAGCCGGATTCTGCCCCAACCGAGGTGATCGACCGGATCCGGCGGAGTTCGTTCCGCTCCCGGAGTTCATCGAGGTCCTGCCTCAGGCGTCAGCCCGGGAGCTCACGCTGTTCCACGTCGCGGAGGGCGCGAAGTCGATCGAGATCGGGGGCCTCACAGACACGCGCGGGGCTGATCGGCGCCGGCGTAGCTCACTCCCGGTCCGTCGGCGCGAGTCCCTCGTCGGTCTCGCCGCGGCGGGCGTGGATGATGGTGCCGATCGCACCGGTCCGGTCGGTCCGGGCCCGGCCGTAGAACGCGTAGATCAGCGCACTCCCGACGATGATCCCGGCCGCCCCGAGGATCGGAAGCGTCCCCATCTGCGTGAGCAGCCCCAACCCGGCGAGGAACCCGAACGCCTGGACGTACGGGTAGCCGGGCGCCTCGAACTCCGGGGTGTAGGACGGCACGTCGGCCTCCCGGAAGGCAACGAGTGCGGCGTTGATGACCGAGAAGACGAGAATCTGAAACGCGCTGGCGAGTTTCGCCAGTTCGATCACCGGCACGAACGCGATGAGCGTGAGCAGCAGGGCGCCGGTGAGAAGCACCGCGTTCCGCGGGGTTTTGAACCGCGCGTCGATCCGGCCGAACGGCGCCGGAAACAGGTCGTCGCGGCTCATCGCAAGCGGGAACCGCGACGAGGAGAGGATCCCGGCGTTCGCCATACTCGTCAGCGCGATCACGGCGACGATCGAGATGAACAGGACGCCGAACCCGCCGAGCAGCACGCCCGCGCCGTCGGCCATCGGCGTCAGCGACGCGGACCCGCCGGGGCCGCCGCCTTTCAGGACGTCCGGGTCGCTTAGCCCCACGATCGCTCCCACGACGGCGACGTACAGCACCGTCATCACGACCATCGAGCCGAGGATCGCCCGCGGGAGGTTCCGGCCCGGATCCTTCACTTCCTCGGCGACGCTTGCGACCTTCGTCACCCCCGCATAGGAGACGAAGACGAACGCCGCGGCGGTGACGACGCCGATGTTCCCCTCAGTAGAGAACGGTGAGAAACGGGCCGTATCGAGCGTGAACCCGGCGTTGAGCGTATAGGCGGCCAGGCTGATCACGACAAGCGTGACGATGACCGCCTGGATCTGGCCGCTCAGTTCGGTGCCGGAGACGTTCAGGACGACGACCAAAGCCCCGAGCACCAGGGCGACGTAGACCACCGCCCCCTGTGAGAGCGGCGCGAACAGGAGGAGATACGCGCCGAGGCCGACTAAGGCGAAGGAGCTTTTGAACACCAGCGAGAACCACGCGCCGATCCCGGCGATCGTCCCGAACAGGGGGCCCAGCGCCCGGTCGATGTAGAGGTAGGTCCCGCCGGACTCCGGCATCGCGGTCGCCATCTCGGCTTTCGACAGCGCGGCGGGTAACACCACCAGGGCGGCGAGCACGTACGCGAGGATCACCGCCGGTCCCGCCTTCTTGTACCCCAGGGCCGGCAGTACGAAGATGCCGCTCCCGATCATCGCACCCATACTGATCATCATCGTCGGATACAACCCGAGGCTTCGATCCAAGTCGCTCCCGACCATTCCGTGTACTGGTATCCTCCACCGATAGATAACCCTTCG of the Halobellus ruber genome contains:
- the lrpA1 gene encoding HTH-type transcriptional regulator LrpA1, which gives rise to MEATSTEGRILDILEEDAQASYAEIADRADVSKPTVRKYIRKMEEEGIIVGYSADVDPKKLSETSIALVGLDVASERYVEATRELKQLDEIESLYTSSGDHMLMAEVRAADGDALGDVISETLLSIEGITAAHPSFLQERLK
- a CDS encoding twin-arginine translocation signal domain-containing protein, giving the protein MHRRRFIVASVAAAAALAGCGSPDDDGGSEEDDEGGGGGGYSMDCPQPAESPRQ
- a CDS encoding APC family permease, encoding MVGSDLDRSLGLYPTMMISMGAMIGSGIFVLPALGYKKAGPAVILAYVLAALVVLPAALSKAEMATAMPESGGTYLYIDRALGPLFGTIAGIGAWFSLVFKSSFALVGLGAYLLLFAPLSQGAVVYVALVLGALVVVLNVSGTELSGQIQAVIVTLVVISLAAYTLNAGFTLDTARFSPFSTEGNIGVVTAAAFVFVSYAGVTKVASVAEEVKDPGRNLPRAILGSMVVMTVLYVAVVGAIVGLSDPDVLKGGGPGGSASLTPMADGAGVLLGGFGVLFISIVAVIALTSMANAGILSSSRFPLAMSRDDLFPAPFGRIDARFKTPRNAVLLTGALLLTLIAFVPVIELAKLASAFQILVFSVINAALVAFREADVPSYTPEFEAPGYPYVQAFGFLAGLGLLTQMGTLPILGAAGIIVGSALIYAFYGRARTDRTGAIGTIIHARRGETDEGLAPTDRE
- the dinB gene encoding DNA polymerase IV yields the protein MSGETLPGVDDPDPSRIVLHVDMDCFYASCERLREPALRGEPVVVGMGYEPGETFGAVATASYEARAYGVESAQPISQALEALPRVGDADPAEGAANGTDARGHYRPVDLDYYQSVAADIAGILEDCADVVRKVSIDEAYLDVTDRTAWRHVDGGDRTLAEGYARHVKGRIVDEVGVPASVGVAPNMSAAKVASDHDKPDGLVVVEPGEVASFLEPLPVDEVHGVGPVTADQFAEMGIETAGDLAAADPAALREAFGSRGPELRDRARGVDDREVTPTGRPKSLSRESAFGEPADDAEKRETVSALAADVAARARNREATYRTIGIKIVVPPFDVNTRERSLSGPVDAPGLVEEVALELLSEFEGDPARKVGVRVSNLSFAAGEQARLDGWDDEGSDGGVVGSDANGGVPDGRSVGESDADGQVSLDEFESGR
- a CDS encoding thiamine pyrophosphate-dependent enzyme, with product MSTFSAIGEDVERDRNEYTPGLEPQPTWCPGCGDFGVLKALKGAAAELGLSPEEMLVCTGIGCSGKLNSYFESYGFHTIHGRSLPIARAAKLANPGLTVVAAGGDGDGYGIGGNHFAHSARENHDMTYIVFNNEIFGLTKGQTSPTSPKGHKSKTQPHGSAKDPIRPLSQSLTAGASYIARTAAVNPNQAKDIIVEAIEHDGFSHIDFLTQCPTWNKDAKQYVPYIDINDSDDYEFDRTDRSEASEMMYETETVLHEGTVLTGRYYVDEERPSYTQEKQAIGEMPDEPLAERYFDDDYEWERVYDTFLDRHK
- a CDS encoding 2-oxoacid:acceptor oxidoreductase subunit alpha, translated to MTTDELIWRIAGGSGDGIASTSQNFAKALMRSGLHVFTHRHYPSRIRGGHTYTEVRVSADPIRSRGDGYNFLLALGDSFARNPKEGAYYGNEEVKPLAENLDDLRDGGVIVYDSGLLDTDDIPDFDERVEEHGWHVYDIDLRSIAREHGREVMRNTAGVAVTCAIAGIEPQAIKSLMDDTMPEKVFEPNMSVFDDAYDVVTEEYDADAPDVSVPTGSHDEEQVLISGSDAIAYGALDEGCRFIAGYPMTPWTEVFTIMSQNLPEVGGISEQVEDEIAAAALAIGASHAGVKAMSGSSGGGFALMSEPLGLAEMTETPVVLIEAMRAGPSTGMPTKTEQGDLEHVLYTSQGDSHRVVFAPADAEEAYRQTRRAFRIAYEYQLPSIILYDQKNGGELQNVPASVFDEEPNPDLGSVLTEAELADAPHDASGKFNRFQYDVEGDVSPRSIPGQEGGRYLATGNEHMPAGHISEDPENRVNQVNRRMSKMDTIRKELDGDDGERNFHYGPADADYGIMTFGSQQGTAAEAVDTLNEAGESVKLLGVSELAPYPVDEVAGFIESVEEVLVVEMNASAQFRGLTQKELGRFGEKLSSLLKYNGNPFEPGEIVEGFRTSIVEDGTLPGHETKFVPAAGD